One segment of Chelonia mydas isolate rCheMyd1 chromosome 13, rCheMyd1.pri.v2, whole genome shotgun sequence DNA contains the following:
- the LOC102937003 gene encoding uncharacterized protein LOC102937003 isoform X1, which produces MAAKLYVLISWPDGSRVINIENIKEPRKPFHLYAVGEQVLARCPGFSGLYWGVVEGISEHKDILEKRLQENRQLFEKLKEEPAVHSGLPSQTKKSRKTFPKWMPGSSFRKYNDDRSVYVKPLVRDEDAGLQNDAAVSSVLKERRILTSTTRSHCTMSAPYHSSTAFKSPSPFLTLAVPGTSQNEEARPGTATRDYITLTMKRKSDGILAKCQQHIRTDSCDEPKTEGSPETDDFEVVQKDFGPGEMERTEKIEQLERIIVDLHQEILSLKRKVQRLESLSFQEEPRRQQCEVVELFNGYTKEQLKEAIRFDQKISTACKTLLYKLFTSDYIQSHSITGRRGNTFREAKPMMDERCIKIIRVLLKQKFGDHLSDTVITEKIQNVQKALRQKFKTECL; this is translated from the exons ATGGCTGCCAAGCTTTACGTTCTAATCAGCTGGCCAGACGGCAGCCGTGTGATCAACATCGAAAACATCAAAGAACCCCGAAAGCCATTTCATCTCTATGCGGTGGGTGAGCAGGTGCTAGCCCGCTGCCCTGGCTTCAGTGGTCTGTATTGGGGGGTCGTGGAAGGCATAAGCG AGCATAAAGATATCTTAGAGAAAAGGCTGCAGGAAAATAGACAACTCTTTGAGAAGCTAA AAGAAGAACCAGCAGTGCACAGTGGGCTGCCATCCCAAACTAAAAAATCAAGGAAGACTTTTCCAAAATGGATGCCAGGAAGCTCCTTTCGCAAATACAACGATGACAGGAGCGTCTACGTCAAACCGCTGGTCAGGGATGAAGACGCAGGGCTCCAGAATGATGCTGCCGTCTCTTCTGTCTTAAAGGAGAGGCGCATCCTGACTAGTACGACCAGATCCCACTGCACCATGTCAGCACCTTATCACTCTTCCACGGCCTTCAAATCACCATCTCCGTTCTTGACCCTGGCTGTGCCTGGCACATCCCAGAATGAAGAAGCAAGGCCTGGCACAGCTACCAGAG ATTACATCACCCTGACAATGAAAAGGAAGTCAGATGGCATTCTAGCTAAGTGTCAGCAGCACATCCGTACCGACAG ctGTGATGAACCAAAGACTGAAGGTTCCCCAGAAACAGATGATTTTGAGGTAGTTCAGAAAGATTTTGGCCCTGGTGAAATGGAAAG gaCCGAGAAGATTGAGCAACTGGAGAGAATCATAGTAGATCTCCACCAAGAGATTCTCTCCCTGAAACGGAAGGTGCAGCGGCTGGAATCACTGTCCTTTCAGGAAGAACCCCGCAGGCAGCAATGCGAGGTGGTGGAACTCTTTAATGGATACACGAAAGAGCAGCTGAAAGAGGCCATCCGATTCGACCAGAAAATCAGCACCGCCTGCAAAACACTACTCTACAAGCTGTTCACGTCCGACTATATACAGAGCCACTCCATCACAGGAAGGAGAGGGAACACCTTTCGGGAGGCTAAGCCCATGATGGATGAGCGGTGCATCAAAATCATTAGGGTGTTACTGAAGCAGAAGTTTGGGGACCACCTGAGTGACACAGTAATCACTGAGAAAATCCAAAATGTGCAGAAAGCACTCAGGCAGAAATTTAAGACTGAATGTCTCTGA
- the LOC102937003 gene encoding uncharacterized protein LOC102937003 isoform X2 has protein sequence MAAKLYVLISWPDGSRVINIENIKEPRKPFHLYAVGEQVLARCPGFSGLYWGVVEGISEHKDILEKRLQENRQLFEKLKEPAVHSGLPSQTKKSRKTFPKWMPGSSFRKYNDDRSVYVKPLVRDEDAGLQNDAAVSSVLKERRILTSTTRSHCTMSAPYHSSTAFKSPSPFLTLAVPGTSQNEEARPGTATRDYITLTMKRKSDGILAKCQQHIRTDSCDEPKTEGSPETDDFEVVQKDFGPGEMERTEKIEQLERIIVDLHQEILSLKRKVQRLESLSFQEEPRRQQCEVVELFNGYTKEQLKEAIRFDQKISTACKTLLYKLFTSDYIQSHSITGRRGNTFREAKPMMDERCIKIIRVLLKQKFGDHLSDTVITEKIQNVQKALRQKFKTECL, from the exons ATGGCTGCCAAGCTTTACGTTCTAATCAGCTGGCCAGACGGCAGCCGTGTGATCAACATCGAAAACATCAAAGAACCCCGAAAGCCATTTCATCTCTATGCGGTGGGTGAGCAGGTGCTAGCCCGCTGCCCTGGCTTCAGTGGTCTGTATTGGGGGGTCGTGGAAGGCATAAGCG AGCATAAAGATATCTTAGAGAAAAGGCTGCAGGAAAATAGACAACTCTTTGAGAAGCTAA AAGAACCAGCAGTGCACAGTGGGCTGCCATCCCAAACTAAAAAATCAAGGAAGACTTTTCCAAAATGGATGCCAGGAAGCTCCTTTCGCAAATACAACGATGACAGGAGCGTCTACGTCAAACCGCTGGTCAGGGATGAAGACGCAGGGCTCCAGAATGATGCTGCCGTCTCTTCTGTCTTAAAGGAGAGGCGCATCCTGACTAGTACGACCAGATCCCACTGCACCATGTCAGCACCTTATCACTCTTCCACGGCCTTCAAATCACCATCTCCGTTCTTGACCCTGGCTGTGCCTGGCACATCCCAGAATGAAGAAGCAAGGCCTGGCACAGCTACCAGAG ATTACATCACCCTGACAATGAAAAGGAAGTCAGATGGCATTCTAGCTAAGTGTCAGCAGCACATCCGTACCGACAG ctGTGATGAACCAAAGACTGAAGGTTCCCCAGAAACAGATGATTTTGAGGTAGTTCAGAAAGATTTTGGCCCTGGTGAAATGGAAAG gaCCGAGAAGATTGAGCAACTGGAGAGAATCATAGTAGATCTCCACCAAGAGATTCTCTCCCTGAAACGGAAGGTGCAGCGGCTGGAATCACTGTCCTTTCAGGAAGAACCCCGCAGGCAGCAATGCGAGGTGGTGGAACTCTTTAATGGATACACGAAAGAGCAGCTGAAAGAGGCCATCCGATTCGACCAGAAAATCAGCACCGCCTGCAAAACACTACTCTACAAGCTGTTCACGTCCGACTATATACAGAGCCACTCCATCACAGGAAGGAGAGGGAACACCTTTCGGGAGGCTAAGCCCATGATGGATGAGCGGTGCATCAAAATCATTAGGGTGTTACTGAAGCAGAAGTTTGGGGACCACCTGAGTGACACAGTAATCACTGAGAAAATCCAAAATGTGCAGAAAGCACTCAGGCAGAAATTTAAGACTGAATGTCTCTGA
- the LOC102937003 gene encoding uncharacterized protein LOC102937003 isoform X4 has translation MAAKLYVLISWPDGSRVINIENIKEPRKPFHLYAVGEQVLARCPGFSGLYWGVVEGISEHKDILEKRLQENRQLFEKLKEEPAVHSGLPSQTKKSRKTFPKWMPGSSFRKYNDDRSVYVKPLVRDEDAGLQNDAAVSSVLKERRILTSTTRSHCTMSAPYHSSTAFKSPSPFLTLAVPGTSQNEEARPGTATRDYITLTMKRKSDGILAKCQQHIRTDRTEKIEQLERIIVDLHQEILSLKRKVQRLESLSFQEEPRRQQCEVVELFNGYTKEQLKEAIRFDQKISTACKTLLYKLFTSDYIQSHSITGRRGNTFREAKPMMDERCIKIIRVLLKQKFGDHLSDTVITEKIQNVQKALRQKFKTECL, from the exons ATGGCTGCCAAGCTTTACGTTCTAATCAGCTGGCCAGACGGCAGCCGTGTGATCAACATCGAAAACATCAAAGAACCCCGAAAGCCATTTCATCTCTATGCGGTGGGTGAGCAGGTGCTAGCCCGCTGCCCTGGCTTCAGTGGTCTGTATTGGGGGGTCGTGGAAGGCATAAGCG AGCATAAAGATATCTTAGAGAAAAGGCTGCAGGAAAATAGACAACTCTTTGAGAAGCTAA AAGAAGAACCAGCAGTGCACAGTGGGCTGCCATCCCAAACTAAAAAATCAAGGAAGACTTTTCCAAAATGGATGCCAGGAAGCTCCTTTCGCAAATACAACGATGACAGGAGCGTCTACGTCAAACCGCTGGTCAGGGATGAAGACGCAGGGCTCCAGAATGATGCTGCCGTCTCTTCTGTCTTAAAGGAGAGGCGCATCCTGACTAGTACGACCAGATCCCACTGCACCATGTCAGCACCTTATCACTCTTCCACGGCCTTCAAATCACCATCTCCGTTCTTGACCCTGGCTGTGCCTGGCACATCCCAGAATGAAGAAGCAAGGCCTGGCACAGCTACCAGAG ATTACATCACCCTGACAATGAAAAGGAAGTCAGATGGCATTCTAGCTAAGTGTCAGCAGCACATCCGTACCGACAG gaCCGAGAAGATTGAGCAACTGGAGAGAATCATAGTAGATCTCCACCAAGAGATTCTCTCCCTGAAACGGAAGGTGCAGCGGCTGGAATCACTGTCCTTTCAGGAAGAACCCCGCAGGCAGCAATGCGAGGTGGTGGAACTCTTTAATGGATACACGAAAGAGCAGCTGAAAGAGGCCATCCGATTCGACCAGAAAATCAGCACCGCCTGCAAAACACTACTCTACAAGCTGTTCACGTCCGACTATATACAGAGCCACTCCATCACAGGAAGGAGAGGGAACACCTTTCGGGAGGCTAAGCCCATGATGGATGAGCGGTGCATCAAAATCATTAGGGTGTTACTGAAGCAGAAGTTTGGGGACCACCTGAGTGACACAGTAATCACTGAGAAAATCCAAAATGTGCAGAAAGCACTCAGGCAGAAATTTAAGACTGAATGTCTCTGA
- the LOC102937003 gene encoding uncharacterized protein LOC102937003 isoform X3 has product MAAKLYVLISWPDGSRVINIENIKEPRKPFHLYAVGEQVLARCPGFSGLYWGVVEGISEEEPAVHSGLPSQTKKSRKTFPKWMPGSSFRKYNDDRSVYVKPLVRDEDAGLQNDAAVSSVLKERRILTSTTRSHCTMSAPYHSSTAFKSPSPFLTLAVPGTSQNEEARPGTATRDYITLTMKRKSDGILAKCQQHIRTDSCDEPKTEGSPETDDFEVVQKDFGPGEMERTEKIEQLERIIVDLHQEILSLKRKVQRLESLSFQEEPRRQQCEVVELFNGYTKEQLKEAIRFDQKISTACKTLLYKLFTSDYIQSHSITGRRGNTFREAKPMMDERCIKIIRVLLKQKFGDHLSDTVITEKIQNVQKALRQKFKTECL; this is encoded by the exons ATGGCTGCCAAGCTTTACGTTCTAATCAGCTGGCCAGACGGCAGCCGTGTGATCAACATCGAAAACATCAAAGAACCCCGAAAGCCATTTCATCTCTATGCGGTGGGTGAGCAGGTGCTAGCCCGCTGCCCTGGCTTCAGTGGTCTGTATTGGGGGGTCGTGGAAGGCATAAGCG AAGAAGAACCAGCAGTGCACAGTGGGCTGCCATCCCAAACTAAAAAATCAAGGAAGACTTTTCCAAAATGGATGCCAGGAAGCTCCTTTCGCAAATACAACGATGACAGGAGCGTCTACGTCAAACCGCTGGTCAGGGATGAAGACGCAGGGCTCCAGAATGATGCTGCCGTCTCTTCTGTCTTAAAGGAGAGGCGCATCCTGACTAGTACGACCAGATCCCACTGCACCATGTCAGCACCTTATCACTCTTCCACGGCCTTCAAATCACCATCTCCGTTCTTGACCCTGGCTGTGCCTGGCACATCCCAGAATGAAGAAGCAAGGCCTGGCACAGCTACCAGAG ATTACATCACCCTGACAATGAAAAGGAAGTCAGATGGCATTCTAGCTAAGTGTCAGCAGCACATCCGTACCGACAG ctGTGATGAACCAAAGACTGAAGGTTCCCCAGAAACAGATGATTTTGAGGTAGTTCAGAAAGATTTTGGCCCTGGTGAAATGGAAAG gaCCGAGAAGATTGAGCAACTGGAGAGAATCATAGTAGATCTCCACCAAGAGATTCTCTCCCTGAAACGGAAGGTGCAGCGGCTGGAATCACTGTCCTTTCAGGAAGAACCCCGCAGGCAGCAATGCGAGGTGGTGGAACTCTTTAATGGATACACGAAAGAGCAGCTGAAAGAGGCCATCCGATTCGACCAGAAAATCAGCACCGCCTGCAAAACACTACTCTACAAGCTGTTCACGTCCGACTATATACAGAGCCACTCCATCACAGGAAGGAGAGGGAACACCTTTCGGGAGGCTAAGCCCATGATGGATGAGCGGTGCATCAAAATCATTAGGGTGTTACTGAAGCAGAAGTTTGGGGACCACCTGAGTGACACAGTAATCACTGAGAAAATCCAAAATGTGCAGAAAGCACTCAGGCAGAAATTTAAGACTGAATGTCTCTGA